A part of Escherichia marmotae genomic DNA contains:
- the rsmA gene encoding 16S rRNA (adenine(1518)-N(6)/adenine(1519)-N(6))-dimethyltransferase RsmA → MNKRVHQGHLARKRFGQNFLNDQFVIDSIVSAINPQKGQAMVEIGPGLAALTEPVGERLDQLTVIELDRDLAARLQTHPFLGPKLTIYQQDAMTFNFGELAEKMGQPLRVFGNLPYNISTPLMFHLFSYTDAIADMHFMLQKEVVNRLVAGPNSKAYGRLSVMAQYYCNVIPVLEVPPSAFTPPPKVDSAVVRLVPHATMPYPVKDVRVLSRITTEAFNQRRKTIRNSLGNLFSVEVLTGMGIDPAMRAENISVAQYCQMANYLAENAPLQES, encoded by the coding sequence ATGAATAAACGAGTCCACCAGGGCCACTTAGCCCGTAAACGCTTCGGGCAAAACTTTCTCAACGATCAGTTCGTGATCGACAGCATTGTTTCTGCCATTAACCCGCAGAAGGGTCAGGCGATGGTCGAAATCGGCCCCGGTCTGGCAGCGTTGACCGAGCCTGTCGGTGAGCGTCTGGATCAACTGACGGTCATCGAACTTGACCGCGATCTGGCGGCACGTCTGCAAACGCATCCGTTCTTAGGCCCGAAACTGACGATTTATCAGCAGGATGCAATGACCTTTAACTTCGGTGAACTGGCCGAGAAAATGGGTCAGCCGCTACGTGTTTTCGGTAACCTGCCATATAACATCTCCACACCGTTGATGTTCCATCTGTTTAGCTATACTGATGCCATTGCCGACATGCACTTTATGTTGCAAAAAGAGGTGGTGAATCGTCTGGTTGCAGGACCGAACAGCAAAGCGTATGGTCGATTAAGCGTCATGGCGCAATATTATTGCAACGTGATCCCGGTGCTGGAAGTACCGCCATCAGCCTTTACACCACCACCAAAAGTGGATTCCGCCGTCGTGCGCCTGGTTCCTCATGCAACGATGCCTTACCCGGTTAAAGATGTTCGCGTGTTAAGCCGTATCACCACCGAAGCCTTTAACCAGCGTCGTAAAACCATTCGTAACAGTCTCGGCAATCTGTTTAGCGTCGAGGTGTTAACAGGAATGGGCATCGACCCGGCGATGCGAGCGGAAAACATCTCTGTCGCGCAATATTGCCAGATGGCGAACTATCTGGCGGAGAACGCGCCTTTGCAGGAGAGTTAA
- the apaG gene encoding Co2+/Mg2+ efflux protein ApaG: MINSPRVCIQVQSVYIEAQSSPDNERYVFSYTVTIRNLGRAPVQLLGRYWLITNGNGRETEVQGEGVVGVQPHIAPGEEYQYTSGAIIETPMGTMQGHYEMIDENGVPFSIDIPVFRLSVPILIH, translated from the coding sequence ATGATCAATTCGCCCCGAGTGTGTATTCAGGTTCAAAGTGTTTACATTGAAGCGCAGTCTTCACCTGATAATGAGCGTTACGTTTTTTCTTATACTGTAACCATACGCAACCTGGGGCGAGCGCCAGTGCAGTTGTTGGGACGTTACTGGCTGATCACTAACGGCAATGGCCGTGAAACCGAAGTCCAGGGCGAAGGTGTGGTGGGCGTCCAGCCACATATCGCCCCTGGCGAAGAGTACCAGTACACCAGCGGTGCAATTATCGAAACACCGATGGGCACCATGCAGGGTCACTACGAAATGATCGATGAAAACGGCGTTCCGTTCAGCATCGATATTCCCGTATTCCGACTCTCCGTTCCAATACTCATTCATTAA
- the apaH gene encoding bis(5'-nucleosyl)-tetraphosphatase (symmetrical) ApaH: MATYLIGDVHGCYDELIALLHKIEFTPGKDTLWLTGDLVARGPGSLDVLRYVKSLGDSVRLVLGNHDLHLLAVFAGISRNKPKDRLTPLLEAPDADELLNWLRRQPLLQIDEEKKLVMAHAGITPQWDLETAKECAHDVEAVLSSDSYPFFLDAMYGDMPNNWTPELRGLARLRFITNAFTRMRFCFPNGQLDMYSKESPEDAPAPLKPWFTIPGPVSEEYSIVFGHWASLEGKGTPEGIYALDTGCCWGGSLTCLRWEDKQYFVQPSNRHKDMGEAAAS; encoded by the coding sequence ATGGCGACATACCTTATTGGCGATGTTCATGGCTGTTACGATGAACTGATCGCATTGCTACACAAAATAGAATTTACCCCTGGGAAAGATACCCTCTGGCTGACGGGCGACCTGGTCGCGCGCGGCCCTGGTTCGCTGGATGTCCTGCGCTACGTGAAATCATTAGGTGACAGCGTGCGTCTGGTACTGGGCAATCACGATTTACACCTTCTGGCGGTATTCGCCGGAATCAGCCGCAACAAGCCGAAAGATCGCCTGACTCCTTTACTGGAAGCACCTGACGCCGACGAGTTACTTAACTGGCTACGCCGTCAGCCTTTACTGCAAATCGACGAAGAGAAAAAACTGGTGATGGCCCATGCGGGGATCACGCCGCAATGGGACTTAGAGACCGCCAAAGAGTGTGCTCACGACGTAGAAGCGGTGTTGTCGAGTGACTCCTATCCTTTCTTCCTTGACGCCATGTACGGCGACATGCCGAACAACTGGACGCCAGAGTTACGTGGTCTGGCGCGACTGCGTTTTATCACCAACGCGTTTACCCGGATGCGTTTTTGCTTCCCGAACGGTCAACTGGATATGTACAGCAAAGAGTCGCCGGAAGACGCACCTGCACCGTTGAAACCGTGGTTTACCATTCCTGGGCCAGTTAGCGAAGAGTACAGCATTGTGTTTGGTCACTGGGCATCGCTGGAAGGAAAAGGCACACCGGAAGGCATTTACGCGCTGGATACCGGTTGCTGCTGGGGCGGTTCATTAACCTGCCTGCGCTGGGAAGATAAGCAGTATTTTGTCCAGCCGTCGAACCGGCACAAGGATATGGGGGAAGCGGCGGCGTCTTAA
- the folA gene encoding type 3 dihydrofolate reductase, with the protein MISLIAALAVDRVIGMENAMPWNLPADLAWFKRNTLNKPVIMGRHTWESIGRPLPGRKNIVISSQPGTDDRVMWVKSVDEAIAACGDVPEIMVIGGGRVYEQFLPKAQKLYLTHIDAEVEGDTHFPDYEPDDWESVFSEFHDADAQNSHSYCFEILERR; encoded by the coding sequence ATGATCAGTTTGATTGCGGCGCTAGCGGTAGATCGCGTTATCGGCATGGAAAACGCCATGCCGTGGAATCTGCCTGCCGATCTCGCCTGGTTTAAACGTAACACCTTAAATAAACCTGTGATTATGGGTCGCCATACCTGGGAATCCATTGGTCGCCCGTTACCTGGACGCAAGAATATTGTCATTAGCAGCCAGCCGGGTACGGATGATCGCGTAATGTGGGTGAAATCGGTTGATGAAGCCATCGCTGCCTGTGGTGACGTACCGGAGATTATGGTGATTGGCGGCGGTCGCGTATACGAGCAGTTTCTGCCGAAAGCGCAAAAACTGTATCTGACGCATATCGATGCGGAAGTAGAAGGCGACACCCATTTCCCGGATTACGAGCCGGATGACTGGGAATCGGTGTTCAGCGAGTTCCACGACGCCGATGCGCAGAACTCTCACAGCTATTGCTTTGAGATTCTGGAACGGCGGTAA
- the kefC gene encoding glutathione-regulated potassium-efflux system protein KefC yields the protein MDSHTLIQALIYLGSAALIVPIAVRLGLGSVLGYLIAGCIIGPWGLRLVTDAESILHFAEIGVVLMLFIIGLELDPQRLWKLRAAVFGGGALQMVVCGGLLGLFCMLLGMRWQVAELIGMTLALSSTAIAMQAMNERNLTVTQMGRSAFAVLLFQDIAAIPLVAMIPLLAASSASTTLGAFALSALKVAGALVLVVLLGRYVTRPALRFVARSGLREVFSAVALFLVFGFGLLLEEVGLSMAMGAFLAGVLLASSEYRHALESDIEPFKGLLLGLFFIGVGMSIDFGTLIENPLRIVILLFGFLIIKIAMLWLIARPLQVPNKQRRWFAVLLGQGSEFAFVVFGAAQMANVLEPEWAKSLTLAVALSMAATPILLVILNRLEQSGTEEAREADEIDEEQPRVIVAGFGRFGQITGRLLLSSGVKMVVLDHDPDHIETLRKFGMKVFYGDATRMDLLESAGAAKAEVLINAIDDPQTNLQLTEMVKEHFPHLQIIARARDVDHYIRLRQAGVERPERETFEGALKTGRLALESLGLGPYEARERADVFRRFNIQMVEEMAMGENDTKARAAVYKRTSAMLSEIITEDREHLSLIQRHGWQGTEEGKHTGNMADEPETKPL from the coding sequence ATGGATAGTCATACGCTGATTCAGGCGCTGATTTATCTCGGTTCGGCGGCGCTGATTGTGCCGATTGCAGTACGTCTCGGTCTTGGTTCGGTACTTGGCTACCTGATTGCAGGTTGCATTATTGGCCCGTGGGGGCTGCGGCTGGTGACCGATGCTGAATCTATTCTGCACTTTGCCGAAATCGGCGTGGTGCTGATGCTGTTTATCATCGGTCTCGAACTCGACCCACAAAGGCTGTGGAAGCTGCGGGCGGCAGTATTCGGCGGTGGCGCATTGCAGATGGTGGTTTGCGGCGGCCTGCTGGGGCTGTTCTGCATGTTACTCGGTATGCGCTGGCAGGTGGCAGAACTGATTGGCATGACGCTGGCGCTCTCATCAACGGCGATTGCCATGCAGGCGATGAATGAACGCAACCTGACGGTGACGCAAATGGGGCGCAGTGCCTTTGCGGTGCTGCTGTTCCAGGATATCGCGGCGATCCCGCTGGTGGCGATGATCCCCTTGCTGGCGGCGAGCAGTGCCTCGACCACGCTAGGTGCATTTGCCTTGTCAGCGTTAAAAGTGGCGGGCGCGCTGGTGCTGGTGGTATTACTGGGGCGCTATGTCACGCGTCCGGCGCTGCGTTTTGTTGCCCGCTCTGGCTTGCGGGAAGTGTTTAGTGCAGTGGCTTTATTCCTCGTGTTTGGCTTCGGTTTGCTGCTGGAAGAGGTTGGTCTGTCGATGGCGATGGGCGCGTTTCTGGCGGGCGTGCTGCTGGCAAGCTCGGAATATCGTCATGCGCTGGAAAGCGATATCGAACCGTTCAAAGGCTTGTTGTTAGGGTTGTTTTTTATCGGCGTTGGGATGTCGATAGACTTTGGCACGCTGATTGAAAACCCGTTGCGCATTGTCATTCTGCTGTTCGGTTTCCTCATCATCAAGATTGCCATGCTGTGGCTGATTGCCAGACCGTTGCAGGTGCCGAATAAACAGCGTCGCTGGTTTGCGGTGCTGTTAGGGCAGGGCAGTGAGTTTGCCTTTGTGGTGTTTGGCGCGGCGCAAATGGCGAATGTGCTGGAGCCGGAGTGGGCGAAATCATTGACCCTGGCGGTGGCGCTGTCGATGGCAGCAACGCCGATTTTGCTGGTGATCCTCAACCGTCTTGAGCAATCCGGCACTGAAGAGGCGCGCGAAGCTGATGAGATCGACGAAGAACAGCCGCGGGTGATTGTTGCCGGATTCGGGCGTTTTGGTCAGATCACCGGACGTTTGCTGCTCTCCAGCGGAGTGAAAATGGTTGTGCTCGATCATGATCCTGACCATATAGAAACGTTGCGCAAATTTGGCATGAAGGTGTTTTACGGCGATGCCACGCGGATGGATTTGCTGGAATCTGCCGGAGCGGCGAAAGCGGAAGTGCTGATTAATGCCATTGACGATCCGCAAACCAACCTGCAACTGACGGAGATGGTGAAAGAACATTTTCCGCACTTGCAAATTATTGCCCGCGCCCGTGATGTCGATCACTACATTCGTTTGCGCCAGGCTGGCGTGGAAAGGCCAGAGCGTGAAACCTTTGAGGGAGCGCTCAAAACCGGGCGTCTGGCGCTGGAAAGTTTAGGCCTAGGGCCATATGAAGCGCGAGAACGTGCTGATGTGTTCCGCCGCTTTAATATTCAAATGGTGGAAGAGATGGCGATGGGCGAAAACGACACCAAAGCCCGCGCGGCAGTCTATAAACGCACCAGCGCGATGTTAAGCGAAATCATTACTGAAGACCGGGAACATCTGTCATTAATTCAACGGCATGGCTGGCAGGGAACCGAAGAAGGGAAACATACCGGCAACATGGCGGATGAGCCAGAAACTAAGCCGTTGTAA
- the kefF gene encoding glutathione-regulated potassium-efflux system oxidoreductase KefF produces the protein MILIIYAHPYPHHSHANKRMLEQARTLEGVEIRSLYQLYPDFNIDIAAEQEALSRADLIVWQHPMQWYSIPPLLKLWIDKVFSHGWAYGHGGTALHGKHLLWAVTTGGGESHFEIGTHPGFDVLSQPLQATAIYCGLKWLPPFAMHCTFICDDETLEGQARHYKQRLLEWQEAHHG, from the coding sequence ATGATTCTAATCATTTATGCGCATCCGTATCCGCATCATTCCCATGCGAATAAACGGATGCTTGAACAGGCAAGGACGCTGGAAGGCGTCGAAATCCGCTCTCTTTATCAACTCTATCCTGACTTCAATATCGATATAGCGGCCGAGCAGGAGGCGCTCTCTCGTGCCGATCTGATCGTCTGGCAGCACCCAATGCAGTGGTACAGCATTCCGCCGTTGCTCAAATTGTGGATCGATAAAGTCTTCTCACACGGCTGGGCTTACGGACACGGCGGTACGGCGTTGCATGGCAAACATTTGCTGTGGGCGGTGACGACTGGCGGTGGGGAAAGTCATTTTGAGATTGGTACTCATCCGGGCTTTGATGTGTTGTCGCAGCCGCTACAGGCGACGGCAATCTACTGCGGGCTGAAATGGCTGCCGCCGTTTGCCATGCACTGTACCTTTATTTGTGACGACGAAACTCTCGAAGGGCAGGCGCGCCACTATAAGCAACGTCTGCTGGAATGGCAGGAGGCACATCATGGATAG
- a CDS encoding MFS transporter, whose amino-acid sequence MQPSRNFDDLKFSSIHRRILLWGSGGPFLDGYVLVMIGVALEQLTPALKLDADWIGLLGAGTLAGLFVGTSLFGYISDKVGRRKMFLIDIIAIGGISVATMFVSSPVELLVMRVLIGIVIGADYPIATSMITEFSSTRQRAFSISFIAAMWYVGATCADLVGYWLYDVEGGWRWMLGSAAIPCLLILIGRFELPESPRWLLRKGRVKECEEMMIKLFGEPVVFDEEQPQQTRFRDLFNRRHFPFVLFVAAIWTCQVIPMFAIYTFGPQIVGLLGLGVGKNAALGNVVISLFFMLGCIPPMLWLNTAGRRPLLIGSFAMMTLALAVLGLIPDMGIWLVVMAFAVYAFFSGGPGNLQWLYPNELFPTDIRASAVGVIMSLSRIGTIISTWALPIFINNYGISNTMLMGAGISLFGLLISVAFAPETRGMSLAQTSNMTIRRQRAG is encoded by the coding sequence ATGCAACCGTCCAGAAACTTTGACGATCTCAAATTCTCCTCTATTCACCGCCGTATTTTGCTGTGGGGAAGCGGTGGCCCGTTTCTGGATGGCTATGTGCTGGTAATGATCGGCGTGGCGCTGGAGCAACTGACTCCGGCGCTAAAACTGGACGCTGACTGGATCGGCCTGCTGGGCGCGGGAACCCTCGCCGGGCTGTTCGTTGGCACATCGCTGTTTGGCTATATCTCCGATAAAGTCGGACGACGCAAAATGTTTCTCATCGATATCATTGCTATCGGGGGGATTTCTGTTGCGACGATGTTTGTCTCATCACCTGTCGAACTGCTGGTGATGCGGGTGCTCATCGGCATTGTTATCGGCGCGGATTATCCCATCGCCACCTCGATGATCACCGAGTTCTCCAGCACCCGTCAGCGGGCGTTCTCCATCAGCTTTATCGCCGCTATGTGGTATGTCGGCGCGACCTGTGCCGATCTGGTCGGCTACTGGCTTTATGATGTGGAAGGCGGCTGGCGCTGGATGCTGGGCAGTGCGGCGATCCCGTGTTTGTTGATTTTGATTGGTCGATTCGAACTGCCCGAATCTCCCCGCTGGCTGTTGCGCAAAGGGCGAGTGAAAGAGTGCGAAGAGATGATGATCAAATTGTTTGGCGAACCGGTGGTTTTCGATGAAGAGCAGCCGCAACAAACTCGTTTTCGCGATCTGTTTAACCGCCGCCATTTTCCTTTTGTCCTGTTTGTGGCCGCCATCTGGACCTGCCAAGTGATCCCGATGTTCGCCATTTACACCTTTGGCCCACAAATCGTCGGTCTTCTGGGGTTAGGCGTCGGCAAAAACGCGGCGCTGGGAAACGTGGTGATTAGCCTGTTCTTTATGCTCGGCTGTATTCCCCCGATGCTCTGGCTGAACACTGCTGGACGACGTCCATTGTTGATCGGCAGCTTTGCCATGATGACGCTGGCATTGGCGGTTTTGGGGCTGATCCCGGATATGGGGATCTGGCTGGTGGTCATGGCGTTTGCGGTGTACGCGTTTTTCTCCGGCGGGCCAGGCAATTTGCAGTGGCTTTATCCTAATGAACTCTTCCCGACGGATATTCGCGCCTCAGCCGTGGGCGTCATTATGTCTCTGAGTCGTATCGGTACAATTATCTCAACCTGGGCGCTGCCGATCTTTATTAATAATTACGGTATCAGCAATACTATGCTGATGGGGGCGGGGATCTCGCTGTTTGGCCTGCTGATTTCTGTGGCGTTTGCTCCGGAGACGCGTGGGATGTCGTTGGCGCAGACCAGTAATATGACAATTCGCAGGCAGCGTGCAGGATAA
- the fixX gene encoding ferredoxin-like protein FixX has translation MTSPVNVDVKLGVNKFNVDEEHPHIVVKSDADKQALELLVKACPAGLYKKQDDGSVRFDYAGCLECGTCRILGLGSALEQWEYPRGTFGVEFRYG, from the coding sequence ATGACTTCTCCCGTCAATGTGGACGTCAAACTGGGCGTCAATAAATTCAATGTTGATGAAGAGCATCCGCACATTGTTGTGAAGTCTGATGCCGATAAACAGGCGTTGGAACTGCTGGTGAAAGCGTGCCCGGCGGGTCTGTACAAAAAACAGGATGACGGCAGCGTACGCTTCGATTACGCCGGATGTCTGGAGTGTGGAACCTGCCGCATTCTTGGGCTGGGGTCGGCGCTGGAGCAGTGGGAATACCCGCGCGGCACCTTTGGCGTGGAGTTTCGTTACGGCTGA
- a CDS encoding FAD-dependent oxidoreductase: protein MSEDIFDAIIVGAGLAGSVAALVLAREGAQVLVIERGNSAGAKNVTGGRLYAHSLEHIIPGFAESAPIERLITHEKLAFMTEKSAMTMDYCNGDETSPSQRSYSVLRSKFDAWLMEQAEEAGAQLITGIRVDNLVQRDGKVVGVEADGDVIEAKTVILADGVNSILAEKLGMAKRVKPTDVAVGVKELIELPKLVLEDRFQLQGNQGAACLFAGAPTDGLMGGGFLYTNENTLSLGLVCGLHHLHNAKKSVPQMLEDFKQHPAVAPLIAGGKLVEYSAHVVPEAGINMLPELVGDGVLIAGDAAGMCMNLGFTIRGMDLAIAAGEAAAKTVLSAMKNDDFSKQKLAEYRQHLESGPLRDMRMYQKLPAFLDNPRMFSGYPELAVGVARDLFTIDGSAPELMRKKILRHSKKVGFINLIKDGMKGVTVL from the coding sequence ATGTCCGAAGATATCTTTGATGCCATCATCGTTGGTGCAGGGCTGGCCGGTTCGGTTGCCGCGCTGGTGCTCGCCCGCGAAGGGGCACAAGTGTTAGTTATCGAGCGTGGCAATTCCGCTGGCGCTAAGAATGTTACCGGTGGGCGTCTCTATGCCCACAGTCTGGAACACATCATTCCTGGTTTTGCCGAAAGCGCCCCCATTGAACGCCTGATCACTCATGAAAAACTTGCGTTTATGACCGAAAAGTCAGCGATGACTATGGACTACTGCAATGGCGACGAAACCTCGCCATCCCAGCGCTCTTACTCCGTTTTACGCAGCAAATTTGATGCCTGGCTGATGGAGCAGGCCGAAGAAGCGGGCGCGCAGTTAATTACCGGAATTCGCGTCGATAACCTTGTGCAGCGCGATGGCAAAGTTGTCGGCGTAGAAGCCGATGGCGATGTGATTGAAGCGAAAACGGTGATCCTCGCTGATGGTGTGAACTCCATTCTTGCCGAAAAGCTGGGAATGGCGAAACGCGTCAAACCGACGGATGTGGCGGTTGGCGTGAAGGAATTGATCGAGTTACCGAAGTTGGTTCTCGAAGACCGTTTTCAGTTGCAGGGTAATCAGGGCGCGGCCTGCCTGTTTGCGGGTGCACCCACCGATGGCCTGATGGGCGGTGGCTTCCTTTATACCAATGAAAACACCCTGTCACTGGGACTGGTTTGCGGCCTGCATCATCTGCATAACGCGAAGAAATCGGTGCCACAAATGCTGGAAGATTTCAAACAGCATCCGGCGGTTGCACCGCTGATCGCGGGTGGCAAGCTGGTGGAATACTCTGCTCACGTAGTGCCAGAAGCGGGTATCAACATGTTGCCGGAACTGGTTGGTGACGGCGTGCTGATTGCCGGTGATGCCGCCGGAATGTGTATGAATCTCGGCTTTACCATTCGTGGTATGGATCTGGCGATTGCCGCCGGAGAAGCAGCAGCGAAAACCGTGCTTTCAGCGATGAAAAACGACGATTTCAGTAAGCAGAAACTGGCGGAGTATCGTCAGCATCTGGAGAGTGGCCCGCTGCGCGATATGCGTATGTACCAGAAGCTACCGGCTTTTCTTGATAACCCACGTATGTTTAGCGGCTATCCGGAACTGGCGGTGGGTGTGGCGCGTGACCTGTTCACCATTGATGGCAGTGCGCCGGAACTGATGCGCAAGAAAATCCTCCGCCACAGCAAGAAAGTGGGTTTCATCAATCTGATCAAGGATGGCATGAAAGGAGTGACCGTTTTATGA
- a CDS encoding electron transfer flavoprotein subunit alpha/FixB family protein: MNTFSQVWVFSDTPSRLPELMNGAQALAHQINAFVLSDDDGAQAIQFGANHVWKLSGKPDDRMIEDYAGVMADTIRQHGTDGLVLLPNTRRGKLLAAKLGYRLKAAVSNDASAVSVQDGKATVKHMVYGGLAIGEERIATPYAVLTISSGTFDAAQPDTSSTGETHTVEWQSPAVAVTRTATQARQSNSVDLDKARLVVSVGRGIGCKENIALAEQLCQVIGAELACSRPVAENEKWMEHERYVGISNLMLKPELYLAVGISGQIQHMVGANASQTIFAINKDKNAPIFQYADYGIVGDAVKILPALTAALAR; encoded by the coding sequence ATGAACACGTTTTCTCAAGTCTGGGTATTCAGCGATACCCCTTCTCGTCTGCCGGAACTGATGAACGGCGCGCAGGCTTTAGCTCATCAAATCAATGCGTTTGTTCTGAGTGACGACGACGGCGCACAGGCAATCCAGTTTGGTGCTAATCATGTCTGGAAATTAAGCGGCAAACCGGACGATCGGATGATCGAAGATTACGCCGGAGTGATGGCAGACACCATTCGCCAGCACGGCACAGACGGCCTGGTACTACTGCCGAACACCCGTCGCGGCAAATTACTGGCGGCGAAACTGGGTTATCGCCTGAAAGCGGCGGTTTCTAACGATGCCAGCGCCGTCAGCGTGCAGGATGGTAAAGCAACGGTGAAACACATGGTTTACGGCGGCCTGGCGATTGGCGAAGAACGCATTGCCACGCCGTATGCGGTACTGACCATCAGCAGCGGCACGTTCGATGCGGCTCAGCCGGACACGTCAAGTACAGGTGAAACGCACACCGTGGAGTGGCAGTCTCCGGCTGTGGCGGTTACCCGCACGGCAACGCAGGCGCGCCAGAGCAACAGTGTCGATCTCGACAAAGCCCGTCTGGTGGTTAGCGTCGGTCGCGGCATTGGCTGCAAAGAGAACATTGCGTTGGCAGAGCAACTTTGCCAGGTGATTGGCGCGGAGTTGGCCTGTTCTCGTCCGGTGGCGGAAAACGAAAAATGGATGGAGCACGAGCGCTATGTTGGTATCTCCAACCTGATGCTGAAACCTGAACTGTACCTGGCCGTGGGGATCTCCGGGCAGATCCAGCACATGGTTGGCGCTAATGCGTCACAAACCATTTTCGCTATCAACAAAGATAAAAATGCGCCGATCTTCCAGTACGCGGATTACGGCATTGTTGGCGACGCCGTGAAGATCCTTCCGGCGCTGACGGCGGCTTTAGCGCGTTGA
- a CDS encoding electron transfer flavoprotein FixA yields the protein MKIITCYKCVPDEQDIAINNADGSLDLSKADAKISQYDLNAIEAACQLKQQATEAQVTALSVGGKALTNAKGRKDVLSRGPDELIVVIDDQFEQALPQQTATALAAAAQKAGFDLILCGDGSSDLYAQQVGLLVGEILNIPAVNGVSKILSLTADTLTVERELEDETETLSIPLPAVVAVSTDINAPQIPSMKAILGAAKKPVQVWSAADIGFNAQAVWSEQQVAAPKQRERQRIVIEGDGEEQIAAFAENLRKVI from the coding sequence ATGAAGATTATTACTTGCTATAAGTGCGTGCCTGATGAACAGGATATTGCGATCAATAATGCTGATGGTTCATTAGATCTCAGCAAAGCCGATGCGAAAATAAGCCAATATGATCTGAACGCTATTGAAGCGGCTTGCCAGTTAAAACAGCAGGCGACTGAGGCGCAGGTGACGGCTTTAAGTGTGGGCGGCAAAGCCCTGACTAACGCCAAAGGACGTAAAGATGTGCTGTCTCGCGGCCCGGATGAACTGATTGTGGTGATTGATGACCAGTTCGAGCAGGCACTGCCGCAACAAACTGCGACTGCACTGGCTGCCGCGGCGCAGAAAGCAGGCTTTGATCTGATCCTCTGTGGTGACGGTTCTTCCGACCTTTATGCCCAGCAGGTTGGTCTGCTGGTGGGTGAAATCCTCAACATTCCGGCAGTTAACGGTGTCAGCAAAATCCTCTCCCTGACGGCAGATACCCTCACCGTTGAGCGCGAACTGGAAGATGAAACAGAAACTTTAAGCATCCCGCTGCCTGCGGTCGTTGCTGTTTCCACTGATATCAATGCCCCACAAATTCCTTCGATGAAAGCCATTCTTGGCGCGGCGAAAAAGCCAGTTCAGGTGTGGTCGGCGGCGGATATCGGTTTTAACGCACAGGCAGTCTGGTCTGAACAACAGGTTGCCGCACCGAAACAGCGCGAGCGTCAGCGCATCGTGATTGAAGGCGACGGCGAAGAACAGATCGCCGCATTTGCTGAAAATCTTCGCAAAGTCATTTAA